The window aaataattaatatttaatttggtaaAAGTTAGACATAAAGTAGAAGATAGTAGATACCATGAAATTGCTTTATTGGAAAGCTTTTtccaaaaaatatagaaataaatgatCTGAACTATATATATTCATAACAACTAATGAGTTTTTTAGATAATGAATAAATTTGATATCTAACAGTAAGTAGTCCTCCTCTAAACATACATACATTTTGAAAAGTAATAGATAAAGTATGATACTAGCTAAGATATGCAGAATTGGATAAATGAAGATCTAGATAtgttcaactaactaattaactgaCTAAATTGGGATTAGTTAAGATACATGCATCATGCATGCAGGTTTGTTGATGATGAGAAAGCTTAGCTtgagtctatatatatatatatattggtttgTTCATATGAAAGGTTGTTTGAACGCATTAATTGCCCATCTAACAATACCATGTTGCATAGACGCACattctcgttcttcttcttcattacgACTACTCTTGTCCTCATGACATTCACATCATCATATTCACATGCGCATTCCATTGCCATCTCATCAAGATCAATGGCAGACATGGAAAGGTTCAGCAATGCTGGGAGAGGCAGCAACATCACCGGAATATCAGAGTTCAAGAGATATCTATGGCGTTTTGGGTACCTCAACCATAATATTAATACCACATGTACTTGTTTCAGCGACGAGTTTGACGCCATGTTAGAATCTGCTCTCGTTAGATACCAACGCAAGCTTGGACTCCAAGTCACTGGCAAGCTCGATTCCATCACCATTTCTCAGATGATCACACCGAGATGCGGAGTTCCAGACAGTAATgatcacactcacactcacatgcACTCCACAAAGAACTTTGTGTATTTTCCGGGGAAGCCACGGTGGTCGGGTCCAATGCCGACGACACTCACCTACGCTTTCTCCCCGGAATACACCATCCACACCTTGACCCTTCGCCAGATCCGGAGAGCCTTCCGACGCGCCTTCACGCGCTGGTCTAACGTCATTCCTCTCACATTTGTGGAATCAGACGACTACGGTTTTGCTGAGATCAAGATAGGGTTTTACAGCGGCGACCACGGCGATGGCGAGGCTTTCGACGGGGTTCTTGGAGTGCTGGCGCATTCATTCTCGCCGGAGAGCGGGCGGCTACACCTGGATGCGGCTGAGACGTGGGCGGTGGACTTCGGGGAGAGTTGGTCGGAGGTAGCGGTGGATTTGGAGTCCGTGGCAACGCACGAGATTGGACACGTGCTTGGTCTGTCACACAGTTCGGTTAGAGAGGCAGTTATGTATCCCAGCTTGAGGCCGAGAGAGAAGAGATATCGTCTCCACATTGATGACGTCATGGGAGTCCAATCTCTTTATGGCTCCAACCCTCATTTCAGATCATCTGATGTCTCGTCGCTTCAATCTGCTATCTCCGCAAATCAAGCTCCTCCTCGCTTTCCACCATTCAATATTCTTCTCTCTTGTGCAtaccttttctctttctttataattttttgcaGGTAAAACCTCACGTGCATCTTTTCTACATTAGCTTCACCTAGAaacaactgttttttttttttttttttcttttcgttttttaGTATTCTATTTAATTCTCCCTTTATCAGTTGCTTGGCTTATTGGCTTGTGAATTACACATTCAAAGATAGGTGTACACAAAATTTATACACAATTGTAGTACAAAatatttttccttattatatcagaaaaactcaattattaaatCGGTCATTATATATTCACATTTtgtatgtataatatatatataatatttcacATATTAGCTAAAGCTAAAGttgattcaaatataaaaaatgttagttgactcaattttatatatgtatgtttTATCTTTAGAAGTAAAAATATCAGAAAATGTACACCAAAATTGATGGTACAAACAATTATACTAGTGTTTGGCTTCCTAGTATGCATACATAGAGACTAAAACAGAGTTAAAAACGAAAATGGATAAGGTAGTACTAAAGAACTGAATTTGTATATAAAATTGATAGCAGATGATGAGTcgaacagaaattaaagagagacAGAATGAAAGGTGGGTTCATCTATTAGTAGTGGTGGGTGTAACATCATGGTCAAGGTCAACAACGTGAtgatgaagaatgaagattgaggaaagGTATGACAGACCGCACGACCGCGAACCAAATACATTCAATTCAAATACATAATAATTGTTAGGTCTGAAAATGAACCATTCGGCACATCAGATAGAGCAGGCCGGGAGCAGCAGTATAACTGAGCATCTCTGATCCAACATCAATCAATAGAGGAATTCTTCCCCCCATACTCTACTCATGCAAGCACCAAACTAAACATATCTATATTATATaggaaatttttaaatatatctgAAACagtatttcaataaatttttactgttcattccaattaaaattaactattaaaattattaaaatattaaaattatattttttattattaaaattaattattaaaattatgaactaaatttaaatgaaaatattggcttgaaattttttttttttatataattgttaATTCTTGTGACTCCAATTTATAATGACATGTTAATTATTTTTGGTTGTCCAATGAGTACTATTCGCCTAACTCAAGTTGGTTAAGACAGGTTGATTATAATGAGATAACAAATATCCTTAATAGTTAGGGCAATTCTAtggtattaaatttttttcttaaattatctATATGAATGTTAAAAGATGAAGTCTACtccttttataaaattaaattatgtgtTATTATTTATAGACATCATAAAATATACCTAATAGTTGATATAGAAAATTTAACAAGTGAAATTGATTTTCTCAACAACAATAATTGATGCCTACCTTATATTGTCTACAGTTAACTACTTAACTTCCTGATTTCATGTCCCAATTCTGTCCATCcaattttttgttgaaaataatacATTATAGCTTTAGTTTGGAGCGAGACACATTTATAAACTATTTAAACATTTTATTCCTGAAAATACAGAATTTATAATACATATCTTTTATGTCTAGAAATTAGATTTATTGAGCATAActcaaatcctaaaactagcttataagatgaaaataaaatacCTTAAAATCTTATTGATTGACACCAGTAATATACACATTTCAACAGATGTACCGTAACACACACATATGCATGCTTTGTAATGATCATCTCTGATTTATGTAGAGGATACAAACACGTGACTTGAGGGAGCATCAGTTCCCAGCAACACGCTAACgaggatgaaaaatataatagtaaatagGAAATATTGGTTCGTGCAATAATCACAGAGGCATGGGTGgggaacaaaataaaaagattagTGATGACAATAAGAGCATATGTCGAAAGGATGAGCATGCACGTGTATATGTGGAGCGAAATCTGAGTTCAACGTGTTAAGTGTATGCTTATATAGATCTTAAAGTTTATTACATCCACAAGATATATAGATATATGGGGAACACGTAAAGTGGGCGCGGGTCATCTTCTTAGAACGCAAAATATTATCTTTCGTTCCTTTACTACACACCGCATGCATTGGCGGGTCATAACTTTTCTAGTTTTCTTAACACAACCAGCTGGCGTGttatgaaaacaatttttttatttaaatggataataaaatatattattaattaaaaaattttagatattcattaaaatttattactttggtcattaattaatcatcaatatctaaaaatataagataaaatatattattagattactaaattaaaaaaactaaactaaaaaattaaattaataaataaataataacaaaaaataataaattctaatatttctatcatttttttaataattatatctttaatacaCTCTTTCATATAAATTCCTTTTTGAATTTGTATAAAttcttttatataaattttttttattttatactgaaTGTTTTTTAGTTCACTACAAatgttaatttaatattatattataaaattatttattctaaaaaattaaattaataaaataaatatataaataattatatttttaacctaACAACGGTGAGAAAGACATCTTCGCACCAGTTTACAtccaataatatatatgtaaGAAGTATATCAATTCCACCCATCACCAGCAAGTATTACACAATTCAGTGATTAATAAGTTTATAAAACTTTTGTAAATactacttttatttaaaatatttgtgtctTTCTGTAATTTTCTTCAATctctaacaatatatatatatagagggaGACTAGAATTATAAGGTCGATAAATGCATGGGAATTGATGACTTTCACAATGTTATATAAACAACAATAACATGCATTGGATCGCCAATTAAGTCAAAACCGAATGAAATTAAATATGTTTTTGTCGGTTTCTGGAAAATGGTCAAAACAGGCACAATGGAGGATGCCTTACCAACACGTGTTCTTTGGGGATATTTCACGAGCTGAGTCAACAGTGTACAAACAATGTAAGAAAAATATCCTCCACTACTGTTTCATGTATTAAATGTATGGCCTAGAAACAACCACCAACGATTGGAAAAATCCAGTTTCAAGACAAgccttctttttattttctctcttaaaTATTAATGTATGTTAGGTTTATAAATGTTCTGAGAACTAGTTAAGGGTTAACAAAAAAGTTTGATCGAAAATTTAATGTCTTGATACTTTCAATACATGTTCAGTATGCAAAAATAtgatattgatatatatatatatatatatatatatatatatatacaaaaatcagttatttatgaagtaaaatttagtaattttgtgTGTTTTAAAACCAcatgttaaatttataatttaataaaatttttattaaaaatataaaaaaattatattttaatatatctattttatatatattaaaaaaatttaaaaattctatttagAATAATCTTATATACTTAAAACACATTAGTTAAACTCTAcgaaacatatatatttatatttattaaattttaattattatgatatttaatatttaattctactgataaattataattacttcaataattaattattttgttaaaaaatatgagGTAGAACATATATACTAATGACCACCAATTTAACAGTATAAAGAATTTGTTTGACATAACGCATCAAAAAGTTTAAAAgcgactatatatatatatatattgaacaaGTGTTCTAACTAATTccaaatatcaataattaattaaggcAATAAGAAAAATCTTCCCTAGAAATTAAATTTGTTGCGTGCACATTATTGTTATCCATACCATACAGTTGTTGAGAGTAGTGCAGAGGGTCACTGTTTTAGGCATGGAGATATATCTGGAAGGaaaaaataaaacatgaaaatcgGAAACACTATTACTGGCTAGCTAGTGGACTTTAATTTGAAGATAAGTATAGTAGTGTATATATGACTCAATTGGTGCAAACAAATTTCCTACTAGGTTAGCTACTTGTTTGTAATGGATGGAGAgccttcgttttcttttctttatgaCATGGACAACAATAATAGAGATAGAGGGCCTAGCTAGTAGCAATTAAAGGCCTTCAATGAATCTGAAAAAGGTAGCAGCAGGCTTTCAGGTACTATGAATTCTTCTCCCAAAAGGAAACCAACTGCGATGCATTCAATTTGCGGAATCCTGACATGCCATGCCACATCAGTCAAACCCCCTAGCTTTCTCCATCTAAATCCAATCCCTTATCTTTTcccatataataatattaataattactaaattaactagtGGGATGCTAATAAGctctaattaatttaattgatctATTCATAACCAAATTAAACGTCGTATCGTATATAACTACCATAACATATATACTGTTTAGTAACTGTTTCTAATGATCATTCACCTTTGCGTATCAATTTTGGATTCCAGTCAAATAATATGATTTTCTAACCAACActttggttaaaaaatttcatGCACGAAACCCATACTTCATATATATGAtatatctctctctctcatatcaTATGCATTAATCAATTTGTTCGTATGCGATGATGATGATATACATGATTTTACGCAAAACGATATAAGTATGTTgtggaagaaaagggaaagaaaaagttgAAGCTAGATAATACATTAAATATACATATCCATATTTTTATAGCTGTATTCACAACTTATATTACTTAGCTCGGTAGAAAAAGCAACTCATCAAGCCAAGATCAAAGATATAAACACACATGCAATTTCGCATCGCACACAAAGCTCTACTACTTGGACACAAAGTAATATAAATAGAGTCACCTAATTAATTAAGACTAATACTAATTAATATAGCTAGCTAGCTAGTAGTAGTAGTGGTAGTAGTGGTGGTGATTGATGTTGATCTGATCTAAgcttcttgtttatttgttttaacACATGACATCCTTGAGAAGCTTGTACCTGCGTGTGGCGGTTCTCGGCGAGGGCGTTGGGCTCTTTCCCTTCTCGGAGGCGGTAATCTCTACTTCGCGATCATGATGCTTGATTTTGTCGCCGGAATATTCCGAACGGTTGGTTGTTCCGGCAAGAGATGGCGGTTTCTTGGAATTGGAAGCAACGCTTTTTGCGGTTTGGCACCAATCGCACAGTTGTATTTCAGGTAACTCCCCGTAGTAGTTGCTGCAATACCTGAAATTGAAAAGTGATATCATGAATTCATGATCCGATCCTTCAATCTGAGAGACGGAGGTAGCGTAGATAGGAGTATACTTACGAGTGCTGAAAGCGGTGGCGGCATTTGTTGCATCGGAAAAGCTTGTCGGGGAAACCAACGTCGCCGCACATGCAGCACACCGTCTGAAGATCCACCATAGCActcttgagagagagagagagagagagagagagagagaaggagacaGAGTGTAAGGGTAgtgtttgttatatatatatatatagagagagagagagagagggggtacgGCTAGAGAAGATGAGTCGGTGAATGAATGAatttgtgataaaaaaaaaagacaaaaataaataataaaatatatttaacagtgattaaaatttattatttatatcgtACTATACATTatcaaaatatttgtatataaatatatataatttaatttatttttaatatatattaattttagtatatatataatataatcatatttttataattgatttaatatttttagtataataattaataaaataattttaaatattaataattaattattattaaaaaataataaattttattaattctcCAATATTTTTCGATAATAAATAATGTGTAGTGATAGAGAGAGACACAGCTGCTCGCAGTCGCTTTCAGTTAGGGCAGCCAGTCCAGTGAGAGAAACCtaaataacattaaaaaatatattaaaatttgatatttatttatactatttttacACTATGTACCTCAAGAGTTTACGTCTTCCTTTTTTAGTATTAATATAATGGCAAATTCTTTATTGCTTTTAAATTTGGTGTGAagttataacttattttttaaaataaatattaaataattaaaattaatttatttttatatttttaattaaatattaatttttatttttttaataaattaaataactataTGTAAATACTATAATATTCACTTAATACATTATATTTTTTCTCTCCTcactttataattttaaaaaatattatatgcaaattaaaaattaattactaacttaattatatatttgtatataaatatatattatttaatttatttttaatttatttatattttaatatatattttatattattaattaatttgtggTTAGTTTTTGATATAtacttaataattattttaacaagatatatatatcggtgatcatcaataatttgttaaaattttatctgtctttgcttttttttcaagaaagaaaagaaaacataatCAATTTGTATAATTTCTTTGTTTATGTTAACTATATTTGACTACAATATTATTAACCATTTAGTaggatttatttttaattaaaaatatgtaacatatataaaaagaaaagggaaaaagtCCATGTAACACTTAATTATAACAAGAAAAAGCATACACTCAAATGACACTTTCTTCCTTGGGCCCATCCTGATCTAATTTCCTAAGTGTtactttctttccttttcctttttcctcttccgttaattagattaactgtTGCTTAACTCTCTCTAATATATAAGTGCTACTTCAGGTGAATTTTtgcgaaaaaataatttttgaagtgattttttaaaaaaattaaaaaataaaaatatttctatatttagatattttatataaaaatattatttaataattatatttagatacaataatataaaagttttttttattttttttataaaaaatatttttaagtaaaaaaataaaaaatatatataaattataattttttaaaaaagatatttttttattttttagtatttttatttttattattaaaatttcattcaaatgtaataaaaaataaaaattatttttttaataatttaatgagaTTTACACTTTGTTTGGTTTAGAAGAATttgaaaggaaagaaaatgaaggaGAAAAAAATGGATGGAAAAATTAGTTTTCCATTGTTTggattaggggtgtgcatgggccgggtgaaaccgggtttgatgtgacccagacccggcccgaaatatatactgggcctatttgttagacccgaactcgactctagacccgatgaaacctatacactttcgagccacgattataccgggtaaaaaccgggtgaaaaccgggccgttaacattatattaccttgataccttcttataagttagcaagtaaaaatatccaaatttccaagactccaaccattatttgacatggtaaaattcacttagaaaaatataataagaactaactcttctctaaaattaaagtataaccataatcaatactaatattgcctaataacaccaaatatttaaatcaatacaagtAACACAAgtttatgcattagtctaaagtcttatgcattttaaacataaaacattaacttatagtcttatatataatgactaataacacaaaatattaaggtttacaatacttaaatttcacataataatagccatcatctatcactaataacacaaaatattaattgtgtatgatgaccgggccaccgggccgatttcgggtgacccgagctatggctcgaacccgacccgaaataatgaccgggtctacttttgagacccatacccggccctagacccgatgaaatcacatcaaattagccccaaagtgttcgggaccgggccgggtcatgcacacccctagtttggatgaagaaagaaaataaatggaaaatgtAAAAGTACGTGTGGTGTCTATGTTAaaattttctctccaaaattgagAAGAAAACTTAGATTGGAATGAAAAATTGGTAAAATTACAAATTTGTCATTATAACAttgatatattataatttatagagGGTATTAATGTAATTTCATTTAGGTatgattttctctttttttatttttctttccatccaaataaaagaaaattttctttttactttctttgcttccaTTTTCTCTTCCTccaaacaacacaaaaaaaattaacttttctttttattttctttcttctcattttcttttcacccattttcttttcatccattttttattttgcatCCAAACAAAATGTTAAAGAAGTTCATAactttatgatatatttttttggaaaagtctagggaccAGTAACTTTTGTATTTTCTGGTCAGTATttaaccatcaaaataaaagtAAGTAATCTTCcatcattagatgtaatctcacaccattaaagatACTATTGATAACCAATTGATaattacaaaacaccaaaattggTGACCCTAGCATTCGTCTATTTTTTTTGGTGTCTGCTTTATGATATATTTAATCTTAGCATTTTGAGAGCATTTGTAAAGAAATTAGGTGTACATGATGACAAACAAAATTACTGCCAATAAATTTTTTACACCATTATTTATAGTCTCAATTAATGCTTACAAAATACAAATAGGTTCTAAATTTGGGCTCTATAATGAACAATTTGTACAGAATAATTCCTCAGAGATATGACGAAAAATTCAAACTTGAGTTCTAATGAGATATGTTTTCAAATTTTACTATATTAGTATCGCAATTATTAATTGCCTGTTATTATTCTACACTTTGTAAGTATTGAAATAACCAGACTGAggtaaaaaaaacaaattatGATGAACGATAATTACAAATAGCATCTTGTTATGGTATGTGCCAAGAGTCATTTTAGAGAGAACAGAGGACTTGCATGAAAGGAAGATTGCACAATTGTGAAGAGAACAAATGTATATTGATATCTTGTATAAACACAAGTGCAGTATATattaaggttgcgagaaccggaccggtcaataaatCGGTAAGGTTATTGGTTTAATAGTTTATTAGTTCGAGCAAGATTCAACCggagttcaaccggtttaattaaatattaattaaaattattaaaaaatttatatataattttaaatatataaatttaataatttctaacttaataaaattaaaaattttacaattttagatgataaattattcataatttaataTTAGAAATTCACAAACAACATATTATTAGTATACAAGGGTAAATATAAATATCACATCTCAATTGTTATTAGTATCTAttacaaagaatataataaaaatcaaacaTATGCAAAAAAGGCTAACCAAAGAATTGTTTAGATTAGCATTCTTTCAATGTATTGTTCTTGCAACCAAATATAACACCACCAAGTTGATTCTTCCTTAGATTTCGATAGAATGGAAAACTGGCCTCTTATTCTGGTGGGCAACAAGCTGTGTTTTCCTACTAGGAGGAGAAAAGATTTTTTTCACTAACAAGAATCAATGGCATAATCAAGTGCACAAAAGATATGTATCATTCAAATGAGCAAAGGTTCAAACACCTTCAGTGCATTATGTAAGTATAAGttatcaattatcaataatcATCTGGTGGCTGTTGACCACTTTGTGATTGTTCCATCTTTAacatacaacaaaaaaaaaaatcatgaacaaaattaactcagaaaaaaatattgaacAGAATCATTCAACAACTCACAACTCAGACATTCAATAAACGActaaat is drawn from Arachis hypogaea cultivar Tifrunner chromosome 12, arahy.Tifrunner.gnm2.J5K5, whole genome shotgun sequence and contains these coding sequences:
- the LOC112726747 gene encoding metalloendoproteinase 4-MMP-like, whose translation is MLHRRTFSFFFFITTTLVLMTFTSSYSHAHSIAISSRSMADMERFSNAGRGSNITGISEFKRYLWRFGYLNHNINTTCTCFSDEFDAMLESALVRYQRKLGLQVTGKLDSITISQMITPRCGVPDSNDHTHTHMHSTKNFVYFPGKPRWSGPMPTTLTYAFSPEYTIHTLTLRQIRRAFRRAFTRWSNVIPLTFVESDDYGFAEIKIGFYSGDHGDGEAFDGVLGVLAHSFSPESGRLHLDAAETWAVDFGESWSEVAVDLESVATHEIGHVLGLSHSSVREAVMYPSLRPREKRYRLHIDDVMGVQSLYGSNPHFRSSDVSSLQSAISANQAPPRFPPFNILLSCAYLFSFFIIFCR
- the LOC112726748 gene encoding uncharacterized protein, coding for MVDLQTVCCMCGDVGFPDKLFRCNKCRHRFQHSYCSNYYGELPEIQLCDWCQTAKSVASNSKKPPSLAGTTNRSEYSGDKIKHHDREVEITASEKGKSPTPSPRTATRRYKLLKDVMC